A genomic window from Candidatus Nitrosoglobus terrae includes:
- a CDS encoding dihydroorotate dehydrogenase electron transfer subunit, with product MKPKSHRDTILVEDGKVLTHDSYLGNQYILWLAAPNIAARATPGSFAHLQCDPNLPMRRPLSIMRANAKQGWIEFLYKATGHGLQLLSQKTAGEIISIIGPIGQPFKLDPAYPRPLLIGGGVGIPPMIFLADTLRQDSHFKPLVLMGSEVPFPFQQKPSQFLIPGLPDGVIGAMPLLENWKIPSRLASLQGYPGCFEGFITDLARHWLLTLSPAQRQEIALYACGPHPMLQATTKLAREFDLPCQISLEEFMACAVGGCAGCVVKIQTAQGPAMKRVCVDGPVFDAKTVFI from the coding sequence ATGAAACCAAAATCTCATCGAGATACTATTCTAGTGGAAGACGGTAAAGTCTTAACCCATGATTCTTATCTTGGCAATCAGTATATATTATGGCTCGCAGCTCCAAATATTGCCGCCCGCGCTACCCCCGGAAGCTTTGCTCATCTTCAATGCGATCCCAACCTCCCCATGCGTCGACCTCTTTCTATCATGCGAGCTAATGCTAAACAAGGGTGGATAGAGTTCCTCTATAAAGCCACAGGCCATGGCCTGCAGTTATTAAGCCAAAAAACAGCTGGGGAAATCATCAGTATTATCGGCCCTATCGGCCAGCCCTTTAAATTAGATCCTGCCTATCCTCGACCCCTACTCATCGGTGGCGGCGTAGGGATTCCTCCCATGATATTTTTAGCAGATACCCTACGCCAGGATAGCCATTTCAAACCCTTAGTCCTCATGGGATCGGAAGTTCCTTTCCCTTTCCAACAAAAGCCTTCTCAATTTCTGATACCAGGTTTACCTGATGGGGTGATTGGGGCTATGCCCTTACTGGAGAATTGGAAAATCCCAAGCCGATTAGCCAGTCTTCAAGGCTACCCTGGCTGTTTTGAAGGCTTTATCACCGATCTAGCCCGACATTGGCTACTCACTTTATCTCCAGCTCAACGGCAGGAAATCGCCCTCTATGCTTGTGGCCCTCACCCAATGCTACAGGCCACCACAAAATTGGCGCGAGAATTTGATCTTCCTTGTCAAATCTCTCTGGAAGAATTTATGGCCTGTGCTGTTGGCGGCTGTGCTGGCTGCGTAGTAAAGATTCAAACTGCGCAAGGACCCGCGATGAAGCGGGTCTGTGTAGATGGCCCTGTATTTGACGCAAAGACCGTATTTATTTAG
- a CDS encoding dihydroorotase, with amino-acid sequence MHIVIRGGHLIDPYNQVDALHDLYLANGRIVSIDKAPEGFLAEQEINAQNQIICPGLIDLRARLQESGRKWRGDITTEILAAAKGGITTLCCPPDSISVNSSVTTDLTPHQTTPRQRSKILPLGALTQDLKGLQLAEMATLKKSGYVGVSNSSVPIADSRVMRHAMEYAATLGITVFLHPRDPWLGIDGCCHEGVISARLGLAGIPETAETIPLARDLLLIEQTGVRAHFCHLSSGRAVQMVKEAQAGGLLVTADVTAYHLHLTENDIGEFDSQCHVIPPLRSRQDREALHEGLREGIFSAICSDHQPHDINAKLGPFAITEPGISGLESLLPLCLRLVQDDILTLTEAIAYLTYRPAQVLGIDSGHLAPGQPADICIFDPNCCWTLKPEEMISYGKNTPFSGWEFQGRVTHTLLAGQVIFKAETP; translated from the coding sequence ATGCATATCGTGATTCGAGGGGGGCATCTCATTGATCCCTATAACCAAGTAGATGCACTTCATGATCTCTATCTCGCTAATGGCCGGATAGTCTCCATCGATAAAGCTCCTGAAGGTTTCCTAGCTGAACAAGAAATTAATGCTCAAAATCAAATCATATGCCCTGGATTAATTGACTTACGAGCAAGGTTACAAGAATCAGGACGGAAGTGGAGAGGGGATATCACTACTGAAATACTAGCAGCAGCTAAGGGCGGAATTACGACCCTATGCTGCCCGCCAGATAGTATTTCAGTTAATAGCTCAGTTACCACCGATCTGACTCCTCACCAGACAACACCGCGTCAGCGGAGCAAAATTCTACCCTTGGGTGCCCTCACGCAAGATCTCAAAGGGCTACAACTTGCAGAGATGGCTACCCTAAAAAAATCAGGCTATGTAGGAGTGAGTAACTCTTCAGTCCCTATTGCTGACAGCCGTGTTATGCGCCACGCCATGGAGTATGCGGCAACCCTTGGGATCACCGTTTTTCTCCACCCCCGCGACCCTTGGCTGGGTATTGATGGTTGCTGCCATGAAGGAGTTATCAGCGCCCGACTAGGATTAGCAGGAATTCCAGAAACCGCTGAAACAATTCCACTAGCCCGGGATTTACTCCTTATCGAACAAACGGGGGTTCGTGCTCATTTTTGTCATCTTTCAAGTGGCCGAGCCGTACAAATGGTGAAAGAAGCCCAAGCTGGGGGACTGTTGGTTACAGCGGATGTCACTGCCTACCATCTCCATCTTACTGAGAATGATATTGGGGAGTTTGATAGCCAATGCCACGTTATTCCTCCCCTACGATCCCGACAAGATCGAGAGGCTCTCCATGAAGGTTTACGAGAGGGTATCTTCAGTGCTATTTGCTCTGATCACCAACCTCATGATATCAATGCCAAGCTAGGCCCGTTTGCTATTACTGAACCGGGGATTTCTGGATTAGAATCCTTGCTACCCCTCTGTCTGCGGCTAGTACAGGATGATATTCTCACACTTACTGAGGCTATTGCTTATTTAACTTATCGTCCCGCTCAAGTACTGGGTATTGATAGTGGCCATTTAGCCCCTGGGCAACCCGCTGATATTTGTATTTTTGATCCGAATTGCTGCTGGACTCTTAAGCCTGAAGAGATGATCAGCTATGGAAAAAATACCCCCTTTAGCGGCTGGGAATTTCAAGGGCGAGTGACTCATACATTGCTGGCAGGTCAAGTGATTTTTAAAGCTGAAACGCCATGA
- a CDS encoding aspartate carbamoyltransferase catalytic subunit, protein MSNIQLDNQGRLRHLLSIQGLNKDLLTLILDTAENFSSISGQQVKKVPLLRGKTIVNLFFENSTRTLSTFELAAKRLSADVMNLNVRTSSTQKGESLLDTLRSLEAMHCDMFIVRHPDSGAAHFIAHHASRHVSVINAGDGCHAHPSQAILDMFTIRRHKPSFPDLRVAIIGDILHSRVARSEIHALTLLGAGEIRAIAPRTLLPHSINSLGVRVFHDIKEGLKDIDVIIMLRLQRERMQGALLPSQREYFQLYGLTEEKLNLAQPDAIVMHPGPINRGIEIASDVADGPHSVILEQVSHGIATRMAIMAMTMQIPVPEAKETR, encoded by the coding sequence ATGAGTAATATTCAGCTAGATAACCAAGGCCGGTTACGCCATCTTCTCAGTATTCAGGGATTAAATAAGGATCTCCTCACGCTTATCTTAGATACCGCTGAGAATTTTTCTAGTATTAGCGGTCAGCAAGTTAAAAAAGTCCCGCTACTTAGGGGAAAAACTATTGTCAATCTTTTCTTTGAAAACAGCACCCGAACTTTAAGTACTTTTGAATTAGCCGCCAAACGTCTTTCAGCAGATGTTATGAATCTCAATGTTCGTACTTCCTCAACGCAAAAAGGTGAGAGTTTATTAGATACCCTTCGCAGTCTAGAGGCCATGCACTGCGATATGTTCATCGTACGCCACCCTGACAGTGGAGCTGCTCATTTTATCGCCCACCATGCCTCTCGTCACGTCAGCGTTATCAATGCAGGAGATGGCTGTCATGCCCATCCTTCTCAAGCCATATTGGATATGTTTACTATCCGCCGCCATAAACCCTCATTCCCTGATCTTCGAGTAGCAATTATCGGTGATATTCTTCACTCTCGAGTGGCCCGATCAGAAATTCACGCCCTAACGCTCCTGGGAGCCGGAGAGATTCGTGCCATTGCGCCACGGACCCTACTCCCTCATAGTATAAATTCTCTAGGTGTTCGCGTCTTCCATGATATAAAAGAGGGCCTAAAAGATATAGACGTGATCATCATGCTACGACTTCAGCGGGAGCGCATGCAAGGCGCACTCCTACCTAGTCAGCGAGAATATTTTCAGCTCTACGGTTTAACTGAGGAAAAACTTAATCTCGCTCAACCAGATGCCATTGTGATGCACCCAGGCCCCATCAATCGAGGAATAGAGATTGCGTCAGACGTTGCCGATGGACCTCACTCTGTAATTTTAGAACAAGTCAGTCATGGAATTGCTACCCGCATGGCAATCATGGCCATGACCATGCAGATACCCGTTCCCGAAGCTAAAGAGACCCGCTAA
- the pyrR gene encoding bifunctional pyr operon transcriptional regulator/uracil phosphoribosyltransferase PyrR, which produces MNIPQSLLNIDALLRKLAMDLSQLITQQQRENPVMIGIRTGGVWVAEHLLAQLNTIIHDPLGVLNIAYYRDDFTRTGVHPQVQPSQLPFSTADRHVILVDDVLYTGRTIRGALNEIFDYGRPASVTLAVLVERAGRELPIQANVVGHHLELTPNEQIKLIGPEPLQFNLQRTDLIR; this is translated from the coding sequence ATGAATATCCCGCAAAGCCTTTTAAATATAGATGCCCTACTCCGTAAGCTAGCAATGGATTTAAGCCAGCTTATTACCCAGCAGCAACGGGAAAATCCAGTCATGATTGGTATCCGCACAGGCGGAGTATGGGTTGCAGAACATTTATTAGCACAACTAAACACTATTATTCATGATCCTCTAGGGGTACTTAATATTGCCTACTATCGGGATGACTTTACCCGTACTGGAGTACATCCCCAAGTTCAGCCATCCCAACTTCCTTTTTCTACTGCTGATCGGCATGTTATTTTGGTAGACGATGTACTCTATACTGGGCGAACCATAAGGGGGGCGCTCAATGAAATTTTTGACTATGGTCGCCCAGCCAGTGTCACCTTAGCGGTCTTAGTAGAGCGCGCTGGCCGTGAACTCCCAATACAAGCCAATGTAGTTGGCCATCATTTAGAATTAACACCTAATGAGCAAATTAAATTAATCGGGCCAGAACCATTGCAATTTAACCTCCAGCGTACTGATCTTATAAGATGA
- the ruvX gene encoding Holliday junction resolvase RuvX has product MNETADNKAPAKPRVVLGFDFGLSYIGVAVGQEITYTANPLITLKAHDGKPNWDQVTQLIEQWHPDLLIVGLPLNMDQSEQPLTHAARRFGNRLHGRYGLPVEWVDERLSTVEAWEQLMLKPNFLSRRDIDQLAAQCILQTWLREQ; this is encoded by the coding sequence GTGAACGAAACTGCTGACAACAAAGCGCCAGCTAAGCCTCGAGTCGTGCTAGGTTTTGATTTTGGACTGAGCTACATTGGTGTTGCTGTAGGCCAAGAAATCACCTACACCGCTAATCCTTTAATCACCCTCAAAGCCCATGATGGAAAACCCAATTGGGATCAGGTGACTCAGCTGATTGAGCAATGGCATCCTGACCTATTAATCGTGGGACTACCACTTAATATGGATCAATCTGAACAACCTTTAACGCACGCAGCTCGTCGCTTTGGTAATCGTTTACATGGCCGTTATGGATTACCCGTAGAATGGGTAGATGAGCGCTTATCTACTGTTGAGGCTTGGGAGCAATTAATGCTTAAACCTAATTTTCTTAGTCGTCGAGACATTGATCAGCTAGCCGCCCAGTGTATTCTGCAAACATGGCTGAGAGAGCAATGA
- a CDS encoding energy transducer TonB has product MMYLSAFISQAIHNYRLNLALLLSVLIHGTIIFNISRSNTRLLPPVKTPLPMLEVNLVAQPPDFPTQNKTIAKEETISSVPAKINTPAKIQETISTRIEASKILGQQLLLHAAHYQQQDKKPIPIAKTTPKLNSPSPQPSARELIAGLDQQLIREIQGHSHQPRKQYIDSHTKRYAAVAYLNAWCKKIERIGKMSYPEKAKQQELSGSLVLAVDLNPDGTVADIIVRRSSGYKVLDKAAIHIVRLAAPFAKVPETVLQGYDMLSIVRTWQFHSNTDFSSS; this is encoded by the coding sequence ATGATGTATCTTTCTGCTTTCATTTCTCAAGCGATACATAACTATCGCTTAAATTTAGCACTACTCCTTTCAGTTTTGATTCATGGGACGATTATTTTTAATATCAGCCGATCTAATACTCGCTTACTTCCTCCAGTTAAAACGCCTCTCCCCATGTTAGAGGTTAATTTAGTTGCTCAGCCACCCGATTTTCCTACGCAAAATAAAACTATAGCCAAGGAAGAAACAATATCTTCAGTCCCAGCGAAAATTAATACTCCAGCTAAAATTCAAGAGACAATTTCTACACGCATAGAGGCTTCCAAGATTTTAGGTCAGCAATTATTACTTCACGCTGCTCATTATCAGCAGCAAGATAAAAAACCCATACCAATAGCAAAGACTACGCCAAAGCTAAATTCTCCTAGCCCTCAGCCCTCAGCTCGAGAGCTTATTGCAGGCTTAGATCAGCAACTTATTCGAGAAATTCAAGGCCATAGCCATCAACCTCGAAAGCAATATATTGATTCTCATACTAAGAGATATGCTGCTGTGGCTTACTTAAATGCTTGGTGTAAAAAAATAGAACGGATAGGAAAAATGAGCTATCCAGAAAAAGCTAAACAACAGGAGTTATCAGGAAGCTTAGTTTTAGCCGTTGATCTTAATCCCGACGGTACGGTTGCCGATATTATAGTTCGCCGATCTTCTGGCTATAAAGTCCTAGATAAAGCAGCTATCCACATCGTACGTTTAGCCGCCCCTTTTGCCAAAGTGCCTGAGACCGTGCTACAAGGATATGACATGCTTTCCATTGTGCGCACATGGCAATTTCATAGCAATACAGATTTTAGCTCAAGTTAA
- a CDS encoding DNA methyltransferase — protein sequence MPHIAKDTALIAKIERTLPLIPTRHNLYNTDARDLDFLDLGSVHLVLTSPPYWTLKKYHDHPSQLGAVVDYTEFLDQLDKVWHGCYRVLVPGGRLVCVVGDVCLSRRKNDGEHTVVPLHASIQDRCRKLGYSNLTPIIWHKITNAKYEAIGSGGGFLGKPYEPNAIIKNDIEFILMERKPGGYRSPSVAARVLSVILADQHKSRPY from the coding sequence TTGCCGCACATTGCAAAAGATACAGCTCTTATTGCCAAAATTGAGCGAACATTGCCTCTCATTCCAACGCGGCATAACCTCTATAACACCGATGCCAGAGATCTTGATTTTCTTGATCTGGGGAGTGTCCATCTTGTTCTAACCTCCCCGCCCTACTGGACTTTAAAAAAATACCACGATCATCCTTCTCAATTGGGTGCTGTAGTAGATTACACAGAGTTTCTGGATCAGCTTGATAAAGTCTGGCATGGATGCTATCGAGTGCTTGTGCCCGGTGGCCGCCTAGTGTGTGTAGTAGGCGATGTTTGCCTATCACGGCGTAAGAATGATGGTGAGCACACGGTTGTACCTTTGCATGCCTCTATTCAGGACCGTTGTCGAAAGCTTGGTTATTCTAATTTGACTCCGATTATCTGGCATAAGATTACCAATGCTAAATACGAGGCTATAGGAAGCGGAGGGGGTTTTTTAGGAAAGCCTTATGAACCGAACGCCATTATCAAAAACGATATCGAATTCATTCTAATGGAGCGTAAACCAGGTGGATATCGTAGTCCATCTGTTGCCGCACGTGTGCTGAGCGTGATTCTAGCGGATCAACACAAAAGCAGACCTTATTGA
- the glyQ gene encoding glycine--tRNA ligase subunit alpha, translating to MTINGLKQGLVATMPATFQDLILRLQQYWAEQGCVLLQPYDLEVGAGTFHPSTFLRAIGPEPWRAAYVQPSRRPTDGRYGDNPNRLQHYYQYQVMLKPSPLEIQDLYLGSLRMLGISPLIHDIRFVEDNWESPTLGAWGLGWEVWLNGMEITQFTYFQQVGGLECRPVTGEITYGLERIAMYLQGVNSVFDLVWAEGPRECITYKDVFHQNEVEMSKYNFEQAHIDHLFAWFNSYESESQRLIEAELPLPAYEMVLKASHVFNLLDARHAISVTERQRYILRVRTLARAVAESYLARRESLGFPMLATRSQGAANG from the coding sequence ATGACTATCAATGGATTAAAGCAGGGATTAGTAGCAACAATGCCTGCAACTTTTCAGGATCTTATCCTACGGCTACAGCAATACTGGGCTGAGCAAGGCTGTGTACTTCTCCAACCCTATGATTTGGAGGTGGGGGCTGGAACTTTCCATCCTAGCACTTTTCTGCGTGCTATTGGGCCTGAGCCTTGGCGTGCTGCCTATGTGCAGCCTTCACGCCGCCCCACGGATGGGCGTTATGGAGATAACCCCAACCGACTCCAGCATTATTACCAGTATCAGGTGATGCTTAAGCCTTCACCTTTAGAGATTCAAGATCTTTATTTAGGTTCATTGCGCATGTTAGGGATATCTCCATTAATCCATGATATTCGCTTTGTAGAAGATAACTGGGAATCCCCTACCCTTGGCGCTTGGGGATTAGGCTGGGAAGTGTGGCTCAATGGTATGGAGATCACCCAATTTACCTACTTCCAACAGGTGGGAGGATTAGAGTGCCGACCCGTCACGGGTGAGATTACCTATGGTTTGGAGCGAATAGCGATGTACTTACAAGGGGTCAATAGTGTCTTTGATTTAGTTTGGGCGGAAGGTCCCCGAGAGTGTATTACCTATAAAGATGTTTTCCATCAAAATGAGGTGGAGATGTCTAAGTATAATTTTGAGCAGGCTCATATAGATCATTTATTTGCTTGGTTTAATAGCTATGAGAGTGAAAGCCAACGCCTGATTGAAGCCGAGTTACCTTTACCGGCCTATGAGATGGTATTAAAAGCTTCTCATGTTTTTAATTTACTGGATGCGCGTCATGCTATTTCTGTCACTGAGCGGCAGCGCTATATTTTGCGCGTCCGTACCCTTGCCCGTGCGGTCGCTGAATCCTATTTAGCCCGTCGAGAGTCTTTGGGATTTCCGATGCTAGCTACCCGTAGTCAGGGGGCAGCCAATGGATAA
- the glyS gene encoding glycine--tRNA ligase subunit beta, which translates to MDKTRDLLVEIGTEELPPKALNALSKNFAQELSQRIESSGLTYTDLKSYGSPRRLGVWVQDLAISQLDRVVERRGPALAVAFTKEGQPTAAAQGFAHSCGVLVDALDRIENDKGIWLVYRQRQEGVLTQELLPAILAQAIQALLIPKRMRWSNLQAEFIRPVHWLILLFGDEIIPATLLGVQADRKTWGHRFHCLAPLYLSKPADYVSLLETQGKVLVDFSVRRETINTQVMAAAQSLGGKALIDEALLDEVTGLVEWPVTLAGEFDKAFLTLPTEALIATMQSHQKYFPVQDEQGRLMPYFITVCNIESENPATVVAGNERVIRPRLTDAAFFYATDCKTPLIGYNDRLKRITFQEKLGSIFDKTTRIAQLARYIARDIGGNENWAERAGFLSKCDLATAMVAEFPELQGVMGRYYALHSHEPAEVAEALREQYLPRFAGDILPRTATGQALSLADRLDTLIGLFGIGQAPSGDKDPYGLRRAALGVLRIMIESKLALDLLHLLTLSCENYGHHLLEKNIVAQHVYDYLLERLRSYYLEAGFRVDEIEAVLVLRPRQPWDFDRRLKAVSAFLTLPEATSLAAANKRIQNILRKHEEAIPAQIQPELLQAPAEQSLADKVYTLEQEIALLLETGDYGAALKILAGLRDPIDRFFDEVMVRVEDLALRANRLALLTRVQTLFLQVADISRLQI; encoded by the coding sequence ATGGATAAAACCCGAGATCTTTTGGTTGAGATTGGCACTGAAGAGTTACCTCCCAAAGCATTGAATGCGCTATCTAAAAATTTTGCTCAGGAATTGAGTCAAAGAATAGAATCATCAGGGCTTACCTATACCGATCTAAAAAGCTATGGATCGCCACGACGTTTAGGCGTATGGGTTCAGGATCTGGCAATTTCTCAACTAGATCGAGTAGTGGAGCGCCGAGGCCCCGCTTTAGCAGTCGCTTTTACCAAAGAGGGGCAACCTACTGCTGCTGCTCAGGGCTTTGCCCATAGTTGTGGTGTGCTGGTGGATGCCTTAGATCGCATTGAAAATGATAAAGGGATTTGGTTAGTCTATCGACAGCGTCAAGAGGGCGTACTCACCCAAGAGCTATTGCCAGCAATACTGGCTCAGGCAATACAAGCCCTTCTTATTCCGAAACGTATGCGCTGGAGTAATCTTCAAGCAGAGTTTATACGGCCAGTCCACTGGCTGATTCTGCTGTTTGGGGATGAGATCATTCCTGCAACCCTGCTAGGGGTTCAAGCCGATCGTAAGACTTGGGGGCATCGTTTTCATTGTCTAGCCCCGCTTTATTTGTCTAAACCTGCTGACTATGTATCTTTATTAGAAACCCAAGGTAAGGTATTAGTTGATTTTTCTGTTCGCCGTGAGACTATTAATACGCAGGTCATGGCGGCTGCCCAATCTTTAGGTGGAAAAGCCCTGATTGATGAAGCCCTACTAGATGAGGTGACGGGTTTAGTTGAGTGGCCGGTGACGTTAGCCGGCGAATTTGACAAAGCTTTTTTAACGCTGCCAACAGAAGCGCTCATTGCCACGATGCAAAGTCACCAGAAATATTTTCCGGTGCAGGATGAGCAAGGGCGTTTAATGCCTTATTTCATTACGGTGTGTAATATTGAAAGTGAGAATCCGGCTACTGTAGTAGCTGGTAATGAGCGGGTGATTCGGCCTCGTCTTACGGATGCTGCCTTTTTCTACGCCACGGATTGTAAAACGCCATTAATAGGCTATAACGATAGACTTAAAAGAATTACTTTTCAGGAAAAATTAGGCAGTATATTTGATAAAACGACGCGAATTGCGCAACTTGCCCGCTATATTGCGAGAGATATTGGGGGTAATGAAAATTGGGCAGAGCGTGCTGGGTTTTTATCTAAATGTGATTTAGCTACTGCGATGGTGGCGGAATTTCCTGAATTACAAGGCGTAATGGGTCGTTATTATGCACTTCATAGTCATGAACCTGCAGAGGTAGCAGAAGCCCTTAGAGAGCAATATTTACCCCGCTTTGCAGGGGATATCCTACCCCGTACAGCTACAGGCCAAGCGCTAAGCTTAGCTGATCGCCTTGATACTTTAATTGGGTTATTTGGTATTGGCCAAGCGCCTAGTGGTGATAAGGATCCTTATGGTTTACGGCGCGCGGCTTTAGGCGTGTTACGTATTATGATTGAATCTAAGCTAGCTTTAGATTTACTTCATTTACTTACGTTAAGCTGTGAAAACTATGGTCATCATTTACTTGAGAAAAATATCGTAGCCCAACACGTATATGATTACTTGCTGGAGCGTCTTCGCAGCTATTATTTAGAAGCCGGTTTTCGGGTCGATGAAATTGAAGCGGTTTTAGTTTTAAGACCTAGACAACCTTGGGATTTTGATCGGCGATTAAAAGCGGTTTCTGCTTTCCTTACCCTTCCAGAGGCCACATCTTTAGCAGCGGCTAATAAGCGGATTCAAAATATTCTACGTAAACATGAAGAAGCGATTCCAGCGCAAATTCAGCCTGAATTATTGCAAGCGCCCGCTGAGCAAAGTTTAGCCGATAAAGTATACACTTTAGAGCAAGAAATAGCCCTATTATTGGAGACAGGAGATTATGGGGCTGCTTTAAAGATTCTAGCAGGGTTACGTGATCCGATTGATCGGTTTTTTGATGAGGTGATGGTGAGAGTAGAGGATCTTGCTTTACGGGCTAATCGTTTAGCTTTGCTCACGCGAGTACAAACATTATTTCTGCAAGTAGCAGATATTTCTCGGCTACAGATCTAA
- the gmhB gene encoding D-glycero-beta-D-manno-heptose 1,7-bisphosphate 7-phosphatase, translating to MRLVILDRDGVINEDSDDYIKSPDEWVPITGSLEAIVRLNQGGYRVIVITNQSGIARGFLDVPMLSRIHHKMHQQLAQMGGNIEAILFCPHLPEDNCSCRKPCPGLFQELSKRLHIPLSDIPAVGDSLRDLQAAEAAGAIPLLVRTGKGKITEKAANLPVGIKIYDDLASVVTTLLRRC from the coding sequence ATGCGCTTAGTTATTTTGGATCGAGATGGGGTAATCAACGAAGATTCTGATGACTATATTAAATCCCCGGATGAATGGGTGCCTATTACTGGAAGTTTAGAAGCTATAGTACGGCTTAATCAAGGGGGGTATCGGGTGATAGTGATTACGAATCAATCTGGGATAGCGCGAGGGTTTTTGGATGTACCTATGTTGAGTCGAATTCATCATAAAATGCATCAGCAATTAGCCCAAATGGGAGGGAACATAGAAGCCATTTTATTTTGCCCTCACTTGCCAGAAGATAATTGTAGCTGCCGTAAGCCTTGCCCAGGCTTGTTTCAAGAGCTCAGCAAGCGCTTGCATATTCCATTAAGTGATATACCCGCAGTGGGGGATTCCTTACGTGATCTTCAAGCCGCTGAGGCTGCAGGAGCGATACCCCTACTGGTACGTACTGGCAAAGGTAAAATAACGGAGAAAGCTGCTAATTTACCTGTCGGAATTAAAATTTATGATGATTTAGCGTCAGTTGTAACCACTTTGCTAAGACGTTGCTAG
- a CDS encoding lysophospholipid acyltransferase family protein, with product MDKPSPSLARNLFIVNGLFWRSLAFSLGQVLSTFIFALGALSLFFLPFPQRYRFITQWSYFNFWWLEKTCKLSFQAQGIEYISSGPAIILCKHQSAWETIALQHIFPFQSWVLKRDLLWIPFFGWGLALLEPIAIDRKAGRQALNQILLQGRQRLEAGRWVVIFPEGTRIPIGRMGRFAIGGAVLAQATGYPVVPVAHNAGRYWPKGGFIKYPGVIKVVIGPPIETKSKTVMEINEAAYTWIAEVMKRIDPPRA from the coding sequence ATGGATAAGCCTAGCCCATCCTTAGCTCGAAATTTATTTATAGTTAACGGGTTATTTTGGCGGTCTTTGGCGTTTAGTCTAGGACAAGTATTGTCTACTTTTATTTTTGCCTTAGGGGCCTTGTCCTTATTTTTTCTACCATTCCCTCAGCGTTATCGCTTTATTACGCAATGGAGCTATTTCAATTTTTGGTGGCTTGAAAAAACCTGTAAGCTAAGCTTTCAGGCACAGGGAATAGAATATATTAGCTCGGGTCCCGCCATTATACTGTGCAAGCACCAATCTGCTTGGGAGACGATAGCGTTACAGCATATCTTTCCATTCCAGAGCTGGGTACTGAAGCGAGATTTGCTATGGATTCCTTTTTTTGGCTGGGGATTAGCGTTACTTGAGCCTATTGCGATTGATCGCAAAGCTGGACGTCAGGCGCTTAATCAAATCTTATTACAAGGCCGGCAGCGCCTTGAGGCGGGTCGTTGGGTGGTGATATTTCCAGAGGGTACTCGAATACCTATCGGCAGGATGGGTCGTTTTGCCATTGGGGGGGCTGTCTTAGCTCAAGCGACTGGATATCCGGTCGTACCCGTTGCCCATAATGCTGGGCGTTATTGGCCAAAAGGTGGATTTATCAAATATCCAGGGGTGATTAAGGTTGTGATTGGCCCACCGATTGAAACTAAATCAAAGACTGTAATGGAGATAAACGAAGCGGCATATACTTGGATAGCAGAAGTCATGAAGCGTATTGATCCCCCTAGAGCTTAG